The genome window GAAAGCGGAAGTATCGATTGAAGAAAAAAGATGACGCGGTCATACTCAGCAGACAGCAGCCTCTCCCATGAAAAGGCGGGTTTGCTCTACGGTTTGCTGGGAGTGTGCAGCTTCAGCCTGACTCTTCCTGCGACAAAAGTGGCGTTGACCGCTCTCACCCCAGTGACAGCTGGTTTGGGGCGCGCCTTGGTCGCCGCCATCCTCGCAGCTATTGTTCTGCTGGTCAGACGGGTTCCTTTTCCCACCCGGCAACAGGCCATGCAGCTGCTTTTAGTGGCCGGAGGAGTTGTAGCGGGCTTTCCCTTTTTCTCGGCTTGGGCTATGGAACGTGTCCCCGCTTCCCACGGCGCGGTCATCATCGCCTTGCTGCCGCTCACGACAGCTGGCGCTGCTGCGTTCTTCGCAGGGGAACGCCCTGCGCGTATGTATTGGATGTCCAGCGGAGTCGCTTGTCTCACCATCCTCGGCTACGCCATTGGTTCCGGGTTCGGGTCCTTGCAGTGGGCGGATCTCGCTTTGCTTGCAGCGGTCATCTCCGCAGCGATCGGCTACGCCGTGGGCGGGCAGCTCTCCAAGACCATGGGCGGCTGGCAAGTGATCAGCTGGTCTCTTGTCTTCTCCTTTCCCTTTTTGGTCATCCCGATCGCAGGTCCGCTCCTCTCCCAGCTGCAGCACGCGACAGCAACGGCCTGGCTCGGCTTTAGCTATGTCAGTGTCATCAGCCAGTTTCTCGGCTTTTTCGCCTGGTATCATGGTCTTGCCTTAGGGGGTGTGTCGAGAGTCGGACAGACGCAGTACCTTCAACCGTTTCTCACCATCCTCGCCTCATGGCTGCTGCTCTCCGAATCCATCACGATCGGCGCAGTGCTGGCTGCGGTGATCGTAGTCGCAGCGGTGGCCAAAGGACGGAAATCTTCTGTCAGGCAAAAAGCATAGGGACAAAGGGTAACGAAAAAACACCGACCTTGGGGAGAGGGTCGGTGTTTCATCATTACGGATTATAAAACTCCCGGTTCAATCGAATGGCCAGCTGCTGCACGGCATCGGCATCCACTTCCTCCGGCAATGGGGACACCTCGTATGCCTTGGACATTTGGGCAAACAGCTCTTCTGCATAGGCGAGGAGATCGTCTATTCGCCACTCTCCCCGCTTGATGGCCATGAGCTCCTCTGCATTTGATCGGGCTACCAGCAGCTCTCCTGTCTCCAGCAGCTCTCGTCCCATTTGCAGGAGGCGAATGAGGTGATGAGCATCCTTCGCATCGTAGGCCTGCCCTGCACTCGCCAGCTTTCGCAGATTTCGTATGGCATACCCGCCGTAGGAATGATAAAGCCGCTTGGACAGGAACAGCTCACGCCTCTCTCTCAGCTCTTCTCCGGCAGCCACGGCATATACGACATGCTTCGGCTCTACGTAGAGCATTTCCACGATGTTGGGGTTCCCATTCATCGCCAAGCGGATGTATTTGTTCAGCGCGTATACGACCAGATCCGGTTCAGTCAGGATCGTTTGCTCATATCTTTCCAGTCCAAATACCGCTTCCACCGGAGCAAAAGCGATACCACGCAGGTCGACATCACTGCTTGCTGTATTCGTTCCATAGCTGAGGCTCCCCGCGTAGACGAGATAACAGAGATGCCCTTTCAGCTCAGGTGCTTGTTCCCATACGGATTGCAGCTGTGACTGGTTCATGGATTCTTCTTGTCCAGCATGTTCCCGATGTAGGCTGGCTTGTACTGGTCCCCTTCCAGCGCCGAGATGACCTGCTCTTGCCTGGAATTGGCGTACCGGGGGTCCGTCTTCCACTCCTTGAGAGGGACCCACCCTGCCCACTCGATGATTTCATCCTCGATTCCCCCCGGAATGGGAGTCTCGTCCTCGCCAATGAATTTGGCCAACACCGCAATGCCGATCGTATGCTTTCCTTCTCCCGTACGGTTGATCCTCTCGTCCACCCAGAGCAGGCGATCCATTTCGACGAGCAATCCTGTTTCTTCCCATACTTCTCTCCTCACTGCATCCGGGATCCCCTCGAGATACTCGACATTGCCACCCGGCAAACAGTAGCCTATCTCTCCTCCCGACTTTTCCCGAATCAGCAGGATTTGCTCTTGATGGACGACTACCACGGTCACTCTTATTCGAACTGCTTTCATCCCGCTCGCTCCCTTCTCAAATGGCTGGAGTACGCATGAAGTCCAGGGAATCGACATCGGCACACGCAAATAATTCCTCCAGAGCATCCAATCCATGTCTTCGCGCAAACATCGCCTCTGACTCGGCAATGGCATGAAGCATCATGAATGAAATGACCTCTGCACCGTTTGTAAAATAATCAAATCCATCCTCTTCATAATCAGCAGGCGTCACGATCACATGGTCCAGGCACGATGCCTCCTGGACCGGGCTCTCTAACGGAAAGACTTCTCCCGGCTGCAGACGGTAATGCAGCCTGTTCTCCCCGTTTCTCATGACTTGATCGGCCACATGCGCCAGCAAGGTAATCATGTCCCTTTCAAATTTGTAAGAGTACATGAGACATTCGCTCGCCCCTACCCGGTATAGCTCTAGCGTGACATACGTCCACCAGCCCCGCCTTTTGGTTGGTGGAAAGACGGCGATCAGTACGTCAGCCTCCTGTGATTGATACAATTCTGCATGGCAGCCAAATGCGCTGCTGCAATGATTCAGCAACTGTTTTACTACTATCATATGTAGCTCCCTATCCTGCACCAGTACGAAATATCCATTATCTACAGTATAAGCGAAAAAGGGCAAAGAAAGGCACCTTCAGGCGGGCTCACCGCTCGAAAGTGCCTTTCTTGCTCCGCAAACCATCCGCGCATTACGGCTTCACAGGCTCTCCTGTGAATACTTCCAATTCCATTGCTGCCGAGAAAAAGGATGGGGCTTGCTTCACAAACGATTGGAAATGATCACTAGCATTGTGCGCCGCTACTGCGTCGGCGTCCTTCCACTTCTCTACCATGGTGTAGTGATATTCCTGCTCCGTGCTCTTCAATAGGCTGTATCCCCTATTCCCTTCTTCCGCTCGGCTCGCAGCAACCAGGGACTTGACCGCTTCTAGGAAGGCCTCTTCCTGTACGGGAATTACTTGCAGATGGGCATGTATAATTAGCATGTCTTCTACCTCTCTTCCACGGAATTGGATTATTTCCAGGTTGTCACGGTCTCAACTGGCAGACGATACGATGGGTATCCTTCCTTGGCTGCTTTCCCGATACTGATCAGCATGATCGGCTGATAGCGGGCCTTGTCCAAATCAAACGCTTCCGCTATCTGATCCTTTTCATAGCCGCCGATGGGATTGGTGTCGTAGCCAAATGAACGGGCCACCAGCATCAGCTGCATGGATACGAGACCGGCATCGATAAAATTGACATCCCGCAGGTCAGAAGCGGGCAAATTGGCGTAGTATGGCTTTACTGCCTTCAGCTGCATCTCCTTCACTTCCTGCGGCATGTATCCGAGCTCGACAGCTTTTTCAAAGATCTCATCCATATACTCCGCATTGTTCATGTCAACGAATACGGCAATGACGGCCGAAGAAGTGAGTACCTGCGTCTTGTTGAAGCGTGCCAGCTCTGCAAGCTTTTCTTTCCCTTCCTGACTTTCGATGACCACAAAGCGCCAAGGCTGCATATTAACCGAAGATGGCGCGCGTGTGGCTCCCGCTAAAATTTCGGTCATTTCTTCACGGCTGATTTTCACTTCAGGATCATAAAGCTTGACGGATCGGCGACCCAATGTGATTTCACGAAAATCATTTGTTCTTTGCAATGTGCTCATCATATGAAAACAGACTCCTTTTTTATGAACGATCAAATGTTGTTTTGCATCCGTTTGAGAAAGTCAGCCAGGACCTTCGTTTCTTCTTCGCGAAAGCCATCCAGAATCTGCTGGATAAAATGATGCTTCTCGCTTTTGTAGCCTTCAATCCGACGATGCCCTTCTTCCGACAGACGAACGAAGGTTTCCCGGTTATCGTTTGGATTTCTCTGCCGAGTTACCATGCCATCTGCTTCCAGCTGCTTCAGGTGGCGGGTGATGGCGGCACTGTCGATATGGATGTGCTTTTGCAGCTGGGACTGGTTGATCTCCGTGCACTCGCAAAGGATTTGCAAGATTGCGAGACGGGTGGAGCTGATTCCGGTACAGCGTTCGAACTTGGGACTGATTTTATTGGTTAGCCCCATGAGCAGATTCAGAATCTGCTCCTCTTCAAATTCCTTGCTTGTCATGAAAAATGCCTCCCGGGAGCACGACGAATAGAAACTAGGTCTTCTAGATCCACAGCAACGACAAGAAACAGTCAGCTGTGCGTCCTTTATGATTGAGGCATCAATCTTTGATACCTCAATCATTGATGCCTCAATTAATATAACAGCTTTTTTCGTTGTTTGCAACTCTCGAGTGTTGGCTGCCCCAACTAGAAAGGCCCCTGTCTCCCTCCCACATAAAAAAACGTGCCCGCGCAACTGGATCACGACAGGCGTGACAGTCACTACGGACACGTGTTGGTGTTTGCTTTTTTATC of Brevibacillus choshinensis contains these proteins:
- a CDS encoding DMT family transporter, which translates into the protein MTRSYSADSSLSHEKAGLLYGLLGVCSFSLTLPATKVALTALTPVTAGLGRALVAAILAAIVLLVRRVPFPTRQQAMQLLLVAGGVVAGFPFFSAWAMERVPASHGAVIIALLPLTTAGAAAFFAGERPARMYWMSSGVACLTILGYAIGSGFGSLQWADLALLAAVISAAIGYAVGGQLSKTMGGWQVISWSLVFSFPFLVIPIAGPLLSQLQHATATAWLGFSYVSVISQFLGFFAWYHGLALGGVSRVGQTQYLQPFLTILASWLLLSESITIGAVLAAVIVVAAVAKGRKSSVRQKA
- a CDS encoding nucleotidyltransferase domain-containing protein — encoded protein: MNQSQLQSVWEQAPELKGHLCYLVYAGSLSYGTNTASSDVDLRGIAFAPVEAVFGLERYEQTILTEPDLVVYALNKYIRLAMNGNPNIVEMLYVEPKHVVYAVAAGEELRERRELFLSKRLYHSYGGYAIRNLRKLASAGQAYDAKDAHHLIRLLQMGRELLETGELLVARSNAEELMAIKRGEWRIDDLLAYAEELFAQMSKAYEVSPLPEEVDADAVQQLAIRLNREFYNP
- a CDS encoding NUDIX domain-containing protein: MKAVRIRVTVVVVHQEQILLIREKSGGEIGYCLPGGNVEYLEGIPDAVRREVWEETGLLVEMDRLLWVDERINRTGEGKHTIGIAVLAKFIGEDETPIPGGIEDEIIEWAGWVPLKEWKTDPRYANSRQEQVISALEGDQYKPAYIGNMLDKKNP
- a CDS encoding suppressor of fused domain protein yields the protein MIVVKQLLNHCSSAFGCHAELYQSQEADVLIAVFPPTKRRGWWTYVTLELYRVGASECLMYSYKFERDMITLLAHVADQVMRNGENRLHYRLQPGEVFPLESPVQEASCLDHVIVTPADYEEDGFDYFTNGAEVISFMMLHAIAESEAMFARRHGLDALEELFACADVDSLDFMRTPAI
- a CDS encoding putative quinol monooxygenase, whose amino-acid sequence is MLIIHAHLQVIPVQEEAFLEAVKSLVAASRAEEGNRGYSLLKSTEQEYHYTMVEKWKDADAVAAHNASDHFQSFVKQAPSFFSAAMELEVFTGEPVKP
- a CDS encoding nitroreductase family protein, which translates into the protein MMSTLQRTNDFREITLGRRSVKLYDPEVKISREEMTEILAGATRAPSSVNMQPWRFVVIESQEGKEKLAELARFNKTQVLTSSAVIAVFVDMNNAEYMDEIFEKAVELGYMPQEVKEMQLKAVKPYYANLPASDLRDVNFIDAGLVSMQLMLVARSFGYDTNPIGGYEKDQIAEAFDLDKARYQPIMLISIGKAAKEGYPSYRLPVETVTTWK
- a CDS encoding MarR family winged helix-turn-helix transcriptional regulator, producing the protein MTSKEFEEEQILNLLMGLTNKISPKFERCTGISSTRLAILQILCECTEINQSQLQKHIHIDSAAITRHLKQLEADGMVTRQRNPNDNRETFVRLSEEGHRRIEGYKSEKHHFIQQILDGFREEETKVLADFLKRMQNNI